A genome region from Cucumis sativus cultivar 9930 chromosome 4, Cucumber_9930_V3, whole genome shotgun sequence includes the following:
- the LOC101212893 gene encoding signal recognition particle 19 kDa protein, translated as MDGEIPNIKRWVVLYPIYINSKKTIAEGRRIGVSKACENPTCVEIGDCCGHLKLPFAIEIDKAYPRDFMQRGRVRVLLKKEDGTLSNPAITSRKQLMLRIAELVPRHPGRTKKQEPASSSSTAGPSKGKGGRKKK; from the exons ATGGATGGAGAAATTCCCAACATAAAGAGATGGGTAGTACTGTATCCCATCTATATTAATTCAAAGAAGACGATTGCTGAAGGAAGACGTATAGGTGTTAGCAAAGCATGCGAGAATCCTACGTGTGTTGAGATCGGGGATTGCTGCGGTCATCTCAAACTGCCTTTTGCTATTGAG ATTGATAAAGCTTATCCTCGTGATTTCATGCAAAGAGGGAGAGTGCGGGTTCTGCTGAAGAAGGAGGATGGAACTCTGTCTAATCCAGCTATTACTTCCA GAAAACAACTGATGCTTCGTATAGCCGAACTTGTTCCTAGACATCCTGGAAGGACAAAGAAGCAGGAGCCtgcatcatcatcatcaactGCAGGACCTTCAAAAGGCAAGGgtggaaggaagaagaaatag